Proteins encoded within one genomic window of Deltaproteobacteria bacterium:
- a CDS encoding Rieske (2Fe-2S) protein, with translation MSAALSEVATYSRRVRASAERVWENVHDWEHLPTLHAASFRSIRCARADANGWRAQIGLANGGEIALELSLESDRRSYHSRTVGGPGAGTDIFTRVTEVGAHATDIAVAFLAPNVPADAVSKLGAAFVQLYTRLWDEDEAMMQHRQAFLDGVAPRPPRPGARAPKLLGRADALRAQLPLAVDVAGDAWLVREHAGRLVAHAVACPHWGASLASARIEENAVMCPWHGYRFDLASGRGPAAQRCRMPARAEVRVTERGEAWLVIS, from the coding sequence ATGAGCGCCGCGCTCAGCGAGGTCGCGACCTACTCGCGCCGCGTGCGCGCCTCGGCCGAGCGCGTGTGGGAAAACGTGCATGACTGGGAGCACCTCCCGACTCTGCACGCCGCCTCGTTCCGCAGCATTCGCTGCGCGCGCGCCGATGCGAACGGCTGGCGCGCGCAGATCGGCCTCGCGAACGGCGGCGAGATCGCGCTCGAGCTGAGCCTCGAGTCCGATCGCCGCTCCTATCACTCGCGCACGGTCGGCGGCCCGGGCGCCGGCACCGACATCTTCACGCGCGTCACCGAAGTCGGCGCACACGCCACCGACATCGCGGTGGCGTTTCTCGCGCCGAACGTTCCGGCTGACGCGGTGAGCAAGCTCGGCGCAGCCTTCGTGCAGCTCTACACGCGGCTCTGGGACGAGGACGAGGCGATGATGCAGCACCGGCAGGCGTTCCTGGATGGTGTCGCGCCGCGCCCGCCGCGCCCAGGCGCGCGCGCGCCGAAGCTGTTAGGCCGCGCCGATGCACTGCGCGCGCAGCTGCCCCTCGCGGTGGACGTCGCCGGAGACGCCTGGCTCGTGCGCGAGCACGCGGGCCGCCTCGTCGCGCACGCCGTCGCGTGTCCGCACTGGGGCGCCTCGCTCGCGAGCGCGCGCATCGAAGAGAACGCGGTGATGTGCCCGTGGCACGGCTATCGCTTCGACCTCGCGAGCGGGCGCGGGCCCGCCGCACAACGTTGCCGTATGCCGGCGCGCGCAGAGGTGCGCGTGACGGAGCGCGGCGAAGCCTGGCTGGTGATCTCGTGA
- a CDS encoding alpha/beta hydrolase has product MTSKSEARSEAKPSGVTKVGRYDNAFEVAEWHRSPPTGTRCEPVKLATPDRAISHGWLYSRGGEDTVVCLMHPRANFSRHYAVPGLVDAGFAVLCQNSRWLNNDSTLVHERVLLDVAEGVKFARSRFSRVVLLGNSGGGSLYTFYLSQALAPSGARLRDLPWGEALDLNQFEMPRADLMAYVAAHPGEGHYLLHAIDPSLVEEGNALSCDAELDMYEPANGFAAPPLSSAYSREFLARYRAAQQARVARIDAIARTRLAAKSAARERAAKTGSVADRRAATITDFMLLYRTDADPRYVDLSIDPSRRDYGSLWGRRPDIINYGAVGFSRVVSPEAWLSTWSGNTSRAEIAHTGARMTLPALVVQYDGDNAIFPSDTDLIANSLASKDVTRRAVPGDHYGFPADQGRDGAIEEVIAWLRRKA; this is encoded by the coding sequence TTGACGAGCAAGAGCGAAGCGCGCAGCGAGGCGAAGCCGAGCGGAGTCACCAAGGTCGGTCGGTACGACAACGCCTTCGAGGTGGCGGAGTGGCATCGCTCGCCGCCAACCGGCACGCGCTGCGAGCCGGTGAAGCTCGCGACGCCCGATCGCGCGATCTCGCACGGCTGGCTCTACTCGCGTGGCGGCGAGGACACCGTGGTGTGCCTCATGCACCCGCGCGCGAACTTCTCGCGGCACTACGCGGTGCCGGGCCTCGTCGACGCGGGCTTCGCTGTGCTGTGCCAGAACTCGCGCTGGCTGAACAACGACTCGACGCTCGTGCACGAGCGCGTGCTGCTCGACGTGGCCGAGGGCGTGAAGTTCGCGCGCTCGCGCTTCTCGCGCGTGGTCTTGTTAGGCAATTCCGGCGGCGGCTCGCTCTACACGTTCTACCTGAGCCAAGCGCTCGCCCCGAGCGGCGCGCGCCTGCGCGACCTGCCTTGGGGCGAGGCACTCGACCTCAACCAGTTCGAGATGCCCCGCGCGGACTTGATGGCGTACGTCGCCGCGCACCCCGGCGAGGGGCACTACCTGCTGCACGCGATCGATCCGTCGCTCGTGGAGGAGGGCAACGCGCTCTCGTGCGACGCCGAGCTCGACATGTACGAGCCCGCGAACGGCTTCGCGGCGCCTCCGCTGTCGAGCGCCTACTCGCGCGAGTTCCTCGCCCGCTACCGCGCAGCGCAGCAGGCCCGCGTCGCACGCATCGATGCCATCGCGCGCACGCGCCTCGCCGCGAAGTCCGCCGCGCGCGAGCGCGCCGCGAAGACAGGCTCCGTCGCGGATCGGCGTGCTGCCACGATCACCGACTTCATGCTGCTCTATCGCACGGACGCCGATCCGCGTTATGTCGATCTCTCGATCGATCCCTCGCGGCGCGACTACGGCTCACTCTGGGGACGCCGGCCCGACATCATCAACTACGGCGCGGTCGGCTTCTCGCGCGTCGTCTCGCCCGAAGCCTGGCTCTCGACGTGGTCGGGCAACACGTCGCGAGCGGAGATCGCGCACACCGGCGCGCGCATGACGCTGCCCGCGCTCGTCGTTCAGTACGACGGCGACAACGCGATCTTCCCGAGCGACACCGACCTCATCGCGAACAGCCTCGCCTCGAAGGACGTGACGCGCCGCGCGGTGCCGGGCGACCACTACGGCTTCCCCGCCGACCAGGGCCGCGACGGCGCGATCGAGGAGGTGATCGCGTGGCTGCGGCGCAAGGCGTGA